The Blastococcus sp. HT6-4 genome window below encodes:
- a CDS encoding DUF3105 domain-containing protein, translating into MAKDRTPDSSRRSGGATRSGGRGTGGRNRPPTQVVAQQRPWGLIAAAIAVVLFAGAVITYAVVEVQQADASRVDSIDEIAGTASYEYEAGQHVTTPVDYEQSPPVGGPHDPVWADCTGTVYDVDIRHENAVHSLEHGAVWITYDPDQVSDADVATLAELVEGESGRMLSPYVGQDSPVSVQSWGDQLKVDSADDERIRQFADLMTYAPGEFPEPGATCENPQFIADPALAGDAGASADTEADSDAGTTSAP; encoded by the coding sequence TTGGCCAAGGACCGCACGCCCGACAGCAGCCGACGCTCCGGCGGGGCCACCCGGTCCGGCGGGCGCGGCACCGGCGGGCGCAACCGGCCGCCGACGCAGGTCGTGGCCCAGCAGCGTCCCTGGGGCCTGATCGCCGCGGCCATCGCGGTCGTCCTGTTCGCCGGCGCCGTCATCACCTACGCCGTCGTCGAGGTGCAGCAGGCCGACGCGTCGAGGGTCGACTCGATCGACGAGATCGCCGGCACCGCGAGCTACGAGTACGAGGCCGGCCAGCACGTCACCACGCCCGTCGACTACGAGCAGTCCCCTCCGGTGGGCGGCCCGCACGACCCGGTCTGGGCCGACTGCACCGGCACCGTCTACGACGTCGACATCCGGCACGAGAACGCCGTCCACAGCCTGGAGCACGGCGCCGTCTGGATCACCTACGACCCGGACCAGGTCTCCGACGCCGACGTGGCCACCCTCGCCGAGCTGGTCGAGGGCGAGTCCGGCCGGATGCTCTCGCCGTACGTCGGCCAGGACTCCCCCGTCAGCGTGCAGTCCTGGGGTGACCAGCTGAAGGTCGACAGCGCCGACGACGAGCGGATCCGGCAGTTCGCCGACCTGATGACCTACGCGCCCGGCGAGTTCCCCGAGCCCGGCGCCACCTGCGAGAACCCGCAGTTCATCGCCGACCCGGCGCTCGCCGGTGACGCCGGTGCATCGGCGGACACCGAGGCGGACAGCGACGCCGGCACGACCTCGGCGCCCTGA
- a CDS encoding DUF305 domain-containing protein, whose translation MTDPTPARRSPLRVVLLAVIAVALVLLGGGLAVALGIGRDADPAADSVDAGFSRDMSLHHLQGVEMANLVDDRSDDPEVERLAFDISATQTNQAGRMQGWLSLWGIPPTGGEMMAWMGEDAHSGHDMGDMDADMGGLMPGMATEAELANLRSLSGTAFDVEFLQLMIRHHQGGFDMASYAAEHAEERAVQELARSIEQSQGAETVTMTRMLTGRGGTPLPAP comes from the coding sequence GTGACCGACCCGACGCCCGCCCGGCGCAGCCCGCTGCGCGTCGTGCTGCTCGCCGTCATCGCCGTCGCCCTCGTGCTGCTCGGCGGCGGGCTGGCGGTCGCGCTCGGGATCGGCCGGGACGCCGATCCGGCGGCGGACTCGGTGGATGCCGGGTTCTCCCGGGACATGTCCCTGCACCACCTGCAGGGCGTCGAGATGGCCAACCTCGTCGACGACCGCAGCGACGACCCCGAGGTGGAGCGGTTGGCCTTCGACATCTCCGCCACCCAGACCAACCAGGCCGGCCGCATGCAGGGCTGGCTGTCCCTGTGGGGCATCCCGCCGACCGGCGGCGAGATGATGGCGTGGATGGGCGAGGACGCGCACAGCGGCCACGACATGGGCGACATGGACGCGGACATGGGCGGCCTCATGCCCGGCATGGCCACCGAGGCCGAGCTGGCGAACCTGCGGAGCCTGTCGGGTACGGCGTTCGACGTCGAGTTCCTGCAGTTGATGATCCGCCACCACCAGGGCGGGTTCGACATGGCGAGCTACGCCGCGGAGCACGCCGAGGAGCGGGCCGTGCAGGAGCTCGCGCGGTCGATCGAGCAGTCGCAGGGCGCCGAGACGGTGACGATGACGCGCATGCTCACGGGCCGCGGCGGCACCCCGCTCCCGGCGCCCTGA
- a CDS encoding aminotransferase class V-fold PLP-dependent enzyme, whose translation MHEASDTKPGPLVGADVQVPARDGRLSRYVDLDAAATSSASVRVVQAVQDLLPWYSSVHRGAGAKSRYTSARYEEARESVLRLVGADPRTHVVVFTRNTTEALNVLAFRLDLRPEDVVVTTAVEHHANLLPWRRHARLRVVDVDSRGTFGPEQVVAALDRRPVPRVLAVTGASNVTGWVPDLGAIATAARDRGVFVVVDGAQLAPHRPIDMTALGVDALAISGHKMYAPFGSGALVAPRHVFGRGEPLLVGGGTVKAVSFDDVVWADAPDREEAGSPNVLGAVALAAAADELREDWPGLLAHERAVTEALDAELSTVPGLRRYGPTSGDRLPVAAFDLDGVPHGLVAARLSAEYGIGVRSGCFCAHPYMARLLGLTEAQVDQFHRDARSGDRRLPGAVRASGNRATSLRDVAVLGDALRAIAATPEAALRYRVDVHGDHVPVDGPDRAAPGLDRVPTELASSPSA comes from the coding sequence ATGCACGAGGCGAGTGACACGAAGCCGGGCCCGCTCGTCGGCGCGGACGTCCAGGTCCCTGCGCGCGACGGGCGGCTGTCCCGCTACGTCGACCTGGACGCCGCCGCGACCAGCTCCGCCTCCGTCCGGGTGGTCCAGGCCGTCCAGGACCTCCTGCCCTGGTACTCCAGCGTGCACCGGGGGGCGGGTGCGAAGTCCCGCTACACCAGTGCGCGGTACGAGGAGGCGCGGGAGAGCGTGCTGCGTCTGGTGGGGGCCGACCCGCGCACGCACGTCGTGGTGTTCACGCGGAACACCACCGAGGCGCTCAACGTGCTGGCCTTCCGGCTGGACCTGCGGCCCGAGGACGTGGTGGTGACCACGGCCGTCGAGCACCACGCCAACCTCCTCCCGTGGCGCCGGCACGCGCGGCTGCGGGTCGTCGACGTCGACTCCCGGGGGACCTTCGGCCCGGAGCAGGTCGTGGCTGCGCTCGACCGGCGCCCGGTGCCGCGCGTCCTGGCCGTCACCGGGGCCTCGAACGTCACCGGCTGGGTGCCCGACCTCGGTGCGATCGCCACCGCCGCACGCGACCGGGGGGTGTTCGTGGTGGTCGACGGCGCCCAGCTGGCACCGCACCGGCCCATCGACATGACCGCGCTCGGCGTGGACGCCCTGGCGATCTCCGGGCACAAGATGTACGCGCCCTTCGGCTCCGGGGCGCTCGTCGCGCCGCGGCACGTCTTCGGACGTGGCGAGCCGCTGCTCGTGGGCGGCGGCACGGTCAAGGCGGTCTCGTTCGACGACGTCGTCTGGGCCGACGCGCCCGATCGCGAGGAGGCCGGATCGCCCAACGTCCTCGGCGCGGTCGCGCTCGCCGCCGCGGCCGACGAGCTCCGGGAGGACTGGCCCGGCCTGCTGGCCCACGAGCGGGCGGTGACCGAGGCGCTGGACGCGGAGCTGAGCACGGTGCCGGGGCTGCGCCGGTACGGACCCACGTCCGGGGACAGGCTGCCGGTCGCGGCCTTTGACCTTGACGGTGTCCCGCACGGGCTGGTGGCGGCCCGGCTGTCCGCCGAGTACGGGATCGGCGTGCGGAGCGGCTGCTTCTGCGCCCACCCGTACATGGCCCGGCTGCTCGGCCTGACCGAGGCCCAGGTGGACCAGTTCCACCGGGATGCGCGGTCGGGGGACCGTCGGCTCCCCGGCGCCGTGCGCGCCAGCGGCAACCGCGCCACCTCGCTCCGCGACGTCGCCGTGCTCGGGGACGCCCTCCGTGCCATCGCCGCGACGCCGGAGGCCGCGCTGCGGTACCGGGTGGACGTGCACGGGGACCACGTGCCGGTCGACGGTCCGGACCGAGCGGCCCCGGGCCTCGACCGCGTCCCCACGGAGCTGGCGTCGAGCCCGTCGGCCTGA
- a CDS encoding EAL domain-containing protein — MSPSPTEVATVSRRQRGFRLTSRVFWDLAVWMIGLGIAVGLVFPPFATGLGVPAEYAERPLFKAACLGAGFLVGALSYTLCRCLVGGRLAVLSSHLRSVAQGIAEASRTGDWSQSTSQRIRVDSDDQLGETAQAFNSLLDALEAGEHFRSLVRNASDIITVVDPSGTITYQTPSVGWVLGYPPGTLIGTDIHTLVHAEDATSFRDQLRSVARGLSLAPCPAVRMRHRNGSWRWTETVVNDLRDDPAVNGVVLTTRDVSDRRELEEQLRTQAFYDPLTGLPNRALFMERLRAAEEREREAGTPAAVLFLDLDNLKAVNDTLGHDGGDALLGVVAQRVGGCLRPGDTLARLAGDEFAVLIGGPQSSEMAPRVAERILAVLREPVLVVDRAVRASLSIGLATTASAAASGIGLLSAADIAMYVAKTSGKGRCEVFQPSHHADHLDRERMQADLYQALERHELVLHYQPIVDLASRRINGYEALVRWQHPERGLVPPARFITLAEDSGLIVPIGRWILREATRQAAAWQQPGGAAPRMSVNVSVCQFQHPDLVDDVTEALQASGLAPDRLTLEITESLFAQDTTGTTHKLEQLKALGVRLALDDFGTGYSSLSYLRRFPIDILKIDKSFVDGVATSSEDRAVIGAIVALGQTLHLDLVAEGIETPAELAALESLGVRYGQGYHLGRPAPPEQAAVAAPGDERRRPDSPGAGLRPAAAPRAAAAVSPGQHDAAREATPPVRPQGPAPGPAAVGPLSW, encoded by the coding sequence ATGAGCCCATCACCGACGGAGGTCGCCACCGTCAGCCGGCGGCAGCGGGGATTCCGGCTGACGTCGCGCGTCTTCTGGGACCTGGCAGTCTGGATGATCGGGCTCGGCATCGCCGTCGGGCTGGTCTTCCCACCGTTCGCGACCGGCCTCGGCGTGCCCGCCGAGTACGCCGAGCGCCCGCTGTTCAAGGCGGCCTGCCTCGGCGCCGGCTTCCTCGTCGGCGCGCTCAGCTACACCCTGTGCCGCTGCCTCGTCGGCGGCCGGCTGGCCGTGCTCAGCAGCCACCTCCGGTCGGTGGCGCAGGGGATCGCCGAGGCGAGCCGTACCGGCGACTGGTCGCAGTCGACGTCCCAGCGCATCCGCGTCGACTCCGACGACCAGCTCGGGGAGACCGCGCAGGCCTTCAACAGCCTGCTCGACGCCCTGGAGGCCGGGGAGCACTTCCGCTCGCTGGTGCGGAACGCCTCCGACATCATCACCGTCGTCGACCCCTCCGGGACGATCACCTACCAGACGCCGTCGGTCGGCTGGGTGCTCGGCTACCCGCCCGGGACGCTCATCGGCACCGACATCCACACCCTCGTGCACGCCGAGGACGCGACCTCCTTCCGCGACCAGCTGCGCTCGGTCGCCCGCGGCCTCTCCCTGGCGCCCTGCCCAGCGGTCCGGATGCGGCACCGCAACGGGTCCTGGCGGTGGACGGAGACCGTGGTCAACGACCTCCGCGACGACCCGGCCGTCAACGGCGTGGTGCTCACCACCCGGGACGTCAGCGACCGCAGGGAGCTGGAGGAGCAGCTGCGCACCCAGGCGTTCTACGACCCGCTGACCGGCCTGCCCAACCGGGCCCTGTTCATGGAGCGGCTGCGCGCCGCCGAGGAACGCGAGCGCGAGGCCGGCACCCCCGCGGCGGTGCTGTTCCTGGACCTGGACAACCTCAAGGCGGTGAACGACACGCTCGGCCACGACGGCGGTGACGCACTGCTCGGGGTGGTGGCCCAGCGGGTCGGGGGCTGCCTGCGGCCCGGGGACACCCTGGCACGTCTGGCCGGCGACGAGTTCGCCGTGCTCATCGGTGGACCGCAGAGCAGCGAGATGGCCCCGCGGGTGGCCGAGCGCATCCTCGCCGTGCTCCGCGAGCCGGTGCTCGTCGTCGACCGCGCGGTCCGCGCCAGCCTCAGCATCGGGCTCGCCACCACGGCCAGCGCCGCCGCCAGCGGGATCGGTCTGCTGAGCGCAGCCGACATCGCCATGTACGTGGCCAAGACCAGCGGCAAGGGCCGGTGCGAGGTCTTCCAGCCCAGTCACCACGCCGACCACCTCGACCGCGAACGCATGCAGGCCGACCTGTACCAGGCGCTGGAACGGCACGAGCTCGTCCTGCACTACCAGCCGATCGTCGATCTCGCCTCCCGCCGCATCAACGGCTACGAGGCCCTGGTCCGCTGGCAGCACCCGGAGCGGGGGCTGGTGCCGCCGGCGCGGTTCATCACCCTGGCCGAGGACAGCGGCCTGATCGTCCCGATCGGCCGGTGGATCCTGCGGGAGGCCACCCGCCAGGCCGCCGCCTGGCAGCAGCCCGGCGGCGCGGCGCCTCGGATGAGCGTCAACGTGTCGGTGTGCCAGTTCCAGCACCCCGACCTCGTCGACGACGTCACCGAGGCCCTGCAGGCCTCCGGCCTGGCCCCGGACCGGCTGACCCTGGAGATCACCGAGTCGCTGTTCGCCCAGGACACCACGGGGACCACGCACAAGCTCGAGCAGCTCAAGGCCCTCGGCGTGCGGCTCGCCCTCGACGACTTCGGCACCGGGTACTCGTCGCTGAGCTACCTGCGCCGTTTCCCCATCGACATCCTCAAGATCGACAAGTCCTTCGTCGACGGCGTCGCCACGAGCTCCGAGGACCGGGCGGTCATCGGGGCGATCGTGGCGCTGGGGCAGACGCTGCACCTCGACCTCGTGGCCGAGGGCATCGAGACGCCGGCCGAGCTCGCGGCCCTCGAGTCGCTCGGCGTCCGGTACGGGCAGGGCTACCACCTCGGGCGGCCCGCCCCGCCGGAGCAGGCCGCGGTCGCTGCGCCGGGCGACGAGCGCCGTCGGCCGGACAGCCCGGGCGCCGGCCTGCGGCCCGCAGCCGCGCCGCGGGCAGCCGCCGCCGTCTCCCCCGGGCAGCACGACGCTGCCCGGGAGGCGACGCCACCCGTCCGGCCCCAGGGCCCGGCGCCGGGCCCCGCCGCCGTGGGACCGCTCAGCTGGTGA
- a CDS encoding SDR family oxidoreductase: MPDRSILDLFRLDDRVAVVTGASSGLGAVFARTLAEAGCDVVLGARRVDRLADTQRAVEATGRRAISVATDVSRPEDCQALVDAAMAEFGKVDILVNNAGVGTAMPATREAPEQFRQVIDVNLNGCYWMAQACGRVMQPGSSIVNISSVLGLTTAGLPQAAYAASKAGLVGLTRDLAQQWTGRKGIRVNALAPGFFTSEMTDQYPEGYLESQLSRVLVGRKGEPEELAAALVFLVSDAGGYVTGTTIPVEGGMLTS; this comes from the coding sequence ATGCCCGACCGCTCGATCCTCGACCTGTTCCGCCTCGACGACCGCGTCGCCGTCGTCACCGGGGCCTCGTCCGGCCTCGGGGCGGTGTTCGCCCGGACGCTGGCCGAGGCCGGGTGCGACGTCGTCCTGGGCGCCCGCCGGGTCGACCGGCTGGCCGACACGCAGCGGGCGGTGGAGGCGACCGGGCGGCGCGCGATCAGCGTGGCCACCGACGTGTCCCGGCCCGAGGACTGCCAGGCGCTCGTCGACGCCGCCATGGCCGAGTTCGGCAAGGTCGACATCCTGGTGAACAACGCGGGGGTCGGCACCGCGATGCCGGCGACGCGGGAGGCCCCCGAGCAGTTCCGGCAGGTCATCGACGTCAACCTCAACGGCTGCTACTGGATGGCCCAGGCGTGCGGCCGGGTGATGCAGCCGGGCAGCTCGATCGTGAACATCTCCAGCGTCCTGGGGCTGACCACCGCGGGCCTGCCGCAGGCGGCCTACGCGGCGAGCAAGGCCGGGCTCGTCGGGCTGACCCGGGACCTGGCCCAGCAGTGGACCGGCCGCAAGGGCATCCGGGTCAACGCCCTGGCGCCGGGCTTCTTCACCTCGGAGATGACCGACCAGTACCCCGAGGGCTACCTCGAGTCGCAGCTGTCCCGGGTGCTCGTCGGGCGCAAGGGCGAGCCCGAGGAGCTCGCCGCCGCCCTCGTCTTCCTGGTCAGCGACGCCGGTGGGTACGTCACCGGCACCACGATCCCGGTCGAGGGCGGGATGCTCACCAGCTGA
- a CDS encoding long-chain fatty acid--CoA ligase, with translation MTNLAQNLLDSAAEGADRPALRMDDAVLGYGQFRDAALRVAAGLQARGVQPGDRVGLVLPNVIAFPVVFYGALLAGAAVVPMNPLLKAREVQYFLEDSGARVVVTLESTAEPVREAAGTVGIEAVVVGPASPAELMADEPPTAPVERSDDDLAVILYTSGTTGQPKGAELTHANMGRNALTTAETLAENTADDVIMGCLPLFHVFGLTCGLNTAVLRGSLLTLIPRFDGGKALEVIERDRVTIFEGVPTMFAAMLHQPDADRHDVSSLRLCVSGGSAMPVEIMRSFEERFGCMILEGYGLSETSPVASFNHPHAERKPGSIGTPIRGVEMRLVDDDGNDVGPGEVGEIAIRGENVMRGYWQRPEETAKSIPDGWFRTGDLARTDDDGYFFIVDRKKEMIIRGGYNVYPREIEEALYEHPAVAEVAVVGITHPDLGEEVAAAVALKPGMTAGADELREFVKERVAGYKYPRHLWLVESLPKGPTGKILRRAVEVPEEVGRR, from the coding sequence ATGACCAACCTCGCGCAGAACCTGCTCGACTCCGCCGCCGAGGGAGCCGACCGGCCCGCGCTGCGCATGGACGACGCCGTCCTCGGCTACGGCCAGTTCCGCGACGCCGCGCTGCGCGTGGCCGCCGGGCTGCAGGCCCGGGGCGTACAGCCCGGCGACCGCGTCGGGCTGGTGCTGCCCAACGTGATCGCCTTCCCGGTCGTCTTCTACGGCGCGCTGCTGGCCGGCGCCGCGGTCGTGCCGATGAACCCGCTGCTCAAGGCGCGGGAGGTGCAGTACTTCCTGGAGGACTCCGGCGCGCGCGTCGTCGTCACCCTCGAGAGCACGGCCGAGCCGGTGCGCGAGGCGGCCGGCACCGTCGGCATCGAGGCCGTGGTCGTGGGCCCGGCGTCGCCGGCGGAGCTGATGGCCGACGAGCCGCCGACCGCGCCGGTGGAGCGCTCCGACGACGACCTGGCGGTCATCCTCTACACCTCCGGGACGACGGGGCAGCCCAAGGGCGCCGAGCTCACCCACGCGAACATGGGCCGCAACGCGCTGACCACCGCCGAGACGCTCGCCGAGAACACCGCCGACGACGTGATCATGGGCTGCCTGCCGCTGTTCCACGTCTTCGGCCTGACCTGCGGCCTGAACACCGCCGTCCTGCGGGGATCACTGCTCACCCTCATCCCCCGGTTCGACGGCGGGAAGGCGCTGGAGGTCATCGAGCGCGACCGGGTGACCATCTTCGAGGGCGTCCCGACGATGTTCGCGGCGATGCTGCACCAGCCCGACGCCGACCGGCACGACGTCTCCAGCCTCCGGCTGTGCGTCTCCGGCGGGTCGGCGATGCCGGTGGAGATCATGCGCTCGTTCGAGGAGCGCTTCGGCTGCATGATCCTCGAGGGCTACGGCCTGTCGGAGACCTCGCCGGTCGCCTCGTTCAACCACCCGCACGCCGAGCGCAAGCCCGGCTCCATCGGCACCCCGATCCGCGGGGTGGAGATGCGGCTGGTCGACGACGACGGCAACGACGTCGGCCCCGGCGAGGTGGGCGAGATCGCCATCCGCGGCGAGAACGTGATGCGCGGCTACTGGCAGCGGCCCGAGGAGACGGCGAAGTCCATCCCCGACGGCTGGTTCCGCACCGGCGACCTGGCCCGCACCGACGACGACGGCTACTTCTTCATCGTCGACCGCAAGAAGGAGATGATCATCCGCGGTGGCTACAACGTGTACCCGCGGGAGATCGAGGAGGCCCTCTACGAGCACCCGGCGGTGGCCGAGGTGGCCGTCGTCGGCATCACGCACCCCGATCTCGGGGAGGAGGTCGCCGCGGCGGTCGCCCTCAAGCCCGGCATGACCGCCGGGGCCGACGAGCTGCGCGAGTTCGTCAAGGAACGGGTGGCCGGCTACAAGTACCCGCGGCACCTGTGGCTGGTCGAGAGCCTGCCCAAGGGCCCGACCGGCAAGATCCTGCGCCGCGCCGTGGAGGTGCCCGAGGAGGTGGGCCGCCGATGA
- a CDS encoding alpha/beta fold hydrolase — protein MPTVPSPQTVLDRVRRDVERNTLRARNGIKLVAGVDRPGVGQTPKDVVWQRGRTQLWHYRNDPGTHGGVRYGPPLLIVFSMVSRSYILDLTPGNSFVEQLLEAGFDVYMLDWGEPDERDAGNGLEDYVDDYIPAGIDRVLEISGADEVNLFGYCFGGDLALLYAAHHPDAPLRSLTVLATPVDFRHMGPLADIFAVGGMDVGAVLDADGNVPPSVVVQGFRALTPTAEVTRYVNLWERLWNDEYVASYQAMTGWSDDHVPFPGAAARQTAEMLVRNNGMVNDRLAVGGDRVHLADIRVPFLTVRADRDHIVPPDATAPLIDLVGSPDKHELCLDAGHMGLVVGRTAARTTVPTIIDFVRRRSDPLDADDTDQGA, from the coding sequence ATGCCGACGGTGCCCAGCCCGCAGACGGTGCTCGACCGCGTCCGGCGCGACGTCGAGCGCAACACCCTGCGAGCCCGTAACGGGATCAAGCTCGTCGCCGGCGTCGACCGGCCCGGCGTCGGGCAGACCCCCAAGGACGTCGTCTGGCAGCGGGGGCGCACCCAGCTCTGGCACTACCGCAACGACCCCGGCACCCACGGCGGCGTCCGCTACGGACCGCCGCTGCTGATCGTGTTCAGCATGGTGAGCCGCAGCTACATCCTCGACCTGACCCCGGGCAACAGCTTCGTGGAGCAACTGCTGGAAGCCGGCTTCGACGTGTACATGCTCGACTGGGGCGAGCCGGACGAGCGCGACGCGGGGAACGGCCTCGAGGACTACGTCGACGACTACATCCCCGCCGGGATCGACCGCGTCCTCGAGATCTCCGGTGCCGACGAGGTCAACCTGTTCGGCTACTGCTTCGGCGGGGACCTGGCCCTGCTCTACGCCGCGCACCACCCCGACGCGCCGCTGCGCAGCCTGACCGTGCTGGCGACGCCCGTCGACTTCCGGCACATGGGCCCGCTCGCCGACATCTTCGCCGTCGGCGGGATGGACGTCGGCGCCGTCCTCGACGCGGACGGCAACGTCCCGCCCTCGGTCGTCGTCCAGGGCTTCCGGGCGCTGACCCCGACCGCGGAGGTGACCCGGTACGTCAACCTGTGGGAGCGCCTCTGGAACGACGAGTACGTCGCGTCCTACCAGGCCATGACCGGGTGGTCGGACGACCACGTGCCCTTCCCCGGCGCCGCCGCGCGGCAGACGGCGGAGATGCTGGTGCGGAACAACGGCATGGTGAACGACCGGCTCGCCGTGGGCGGGGACCGGGTGCACCTCGCCGACATCCGGGTGCCGTTCCTGACCGTGCGGGCCGACCGCGACCACATCGTGCCGCCGGACGCGACCGCGCCCCTGATCGACCTGGTCGGGTCGCCCGACAAGCACGAGCTCTGCCTCGACGCCGGGCACATGGGGCTGGTCGTCGGCCGCACCGCGGCGAGGACGACGGTGCCCACGATCATCGACTTCGTCCGCCGGCGCAGCGACCCGCTGGATGCCGACGACACGGACCAGGGGGCCTGA
- a CDS encoding GNAT family N-acetyltransferase, whose product MAVVELGPERCDALLRFFGDLPEGDLTFIKEEVTDPETVRSWATGDSAGGRWVAVDGTDEVTGYVAVRPLPGWSDHVGEVRLVVAPSRRGSGLGRELARQALVGAVSSGLSKLVVEVVAEQGPALALFSDLGFSGEALLRDHIRDRSGELRDLMVLAHHVSDTWAGMDTVGVADELDAPAG is encoded by the coding sequence GTGGCAGTCGTGGAACTCGGGCCCGAGCGCTGCGACGCGCTGCTGCGGTTCTTCGGTGACCTCCCCGAGGGGGACCTGACCTTCATCAAGGAGGAGGTCACCGACCCGGAGACCGTCCGGTCGTGGGCGACCGGTGACTCCGCCGGAGGCCGCTGGGTGGCCGTCGACGGCACGGACGAGGTGACCGGCTACGTCGCCGTCCGGCCGCTCCCGGGCTGGTCGGACCACGTGGGCGAGGTCCGCCTGGTGGTCGCCCCGTCCCGCCGCGGCAGCGGGCTCGGCCGGGAGCTGGCCCGGCAGGCGCTGGTGGGCGCGGTCTCCTCCGGGCTGTCGAAGCTCGTGGTCGAGGTGGTCGCCGAGCAGGGGCCGGCGCTGGCGCTCTTCAGCGACCTCGGCTTCAGCGGCGAGGCCCTGCTGCGCGACCACATCCGCGACCGCAGCGGCGAACTGCGCGACCTGATGGTGCTGGCGCACCACGTCTCCGACACGTGGGCGGGCATGGACACCGTCGGCGTCGCCGACGAGCTGGACGCGCCGGCCGGCTGA
- a CDS encoding ABC-F family ATP-binding cassette domain-containing protein, whose amino-acid sequence MSATLVARGLAAGHGARVLFSDLDLVVAPADVVGLVGVNGAGKSTLLRTLAGEIAAEAGSIVLSPPTATLGYLPQEHERRDGETVLAALARRTGVAAAQEAMEAATEALAAGEPGADDAYGDILERWLALGGADLDERAAEVVADVAPGVALDALMTGLSGGQAARVGLASLLLSRYDVLLLDEPTNDLDLAGLDQLERFVTGSRAGVVVVSHDREFLARTTNRIVELDLAQQLVRVHDGGYEAYLAEREVARRHAREEYEEFADTRAGLEARARMQRNWMAKGVRDSIKKSKDGDKHIRAANRASSEKQAAKARQTERMIERLDVVEEPRKEWELRMEIAAAPRAGAVVATLRGAVVRRGGFTLGPVDLQVDWGDRVAITGANGSGKSTLLAALLGRVPLDEGAATLGPSVRIGEIDQARGRFLGPEQLLDAFGAEVPDWPTAEVRTLLAKFGLTADHVLRPALTLSPGERTRAALALLQARGINVLVLDEPTNHLDLPAIEQLEQALAGYTGTLLLVTHDRRMLAAVATDRRLEVDGGRVTER is encoded by the coding sequence GTGAGCGCCACCCTCGTCGCCCGCGGACTGGCGGCCGGTCACGGCGCCCGCGTGCTGTTCTCCGACCTCGACCTCGTGGTCGCACCCGCCGACGTCGTCGGTCTCGTCGGGGTGAACGGCGCGGGCAAGTCCACGCTGCTGCGCACCCTCGCCGGGGAGATCGCGGCCGAGGCGGGCAGCATCGTCCTCAGCCCGCCGACGGCCACCCTGGGGTACCTCCCGCAGGAGCACGAGCGCCGCGACGGCGAGACGGTGCTGGCCGCGCTCGCCCGGCGCACCGGCGTCGCCGCCGCGCAGGAGGCGATGGAGGCCGCCACCGAGGCGCTCGCCGCCGGGGAACCGGGTGCCGATGACGCGTACGGGGACATCCTGGAACGCTGGCTGGCCCTCGGTGGCGCAGACCTCGACGAGCGGGCGGCCGAGGTGGTCGCCGACGTGGCGCCCGGGGTCGCGCTCGACGCGCTCATGACCGGGCTCTCCGGCGGGCAGGCCGCGCGCGTGGGCCTGGCCTCCCTGCTGCTCTCCCGCTACGACGTCCTGCTGCTCGACGAGCCGACCAACGACCTCGACCTGGCCGGGCTCGACCAGCTCGAGCGCTTCGTCACCGGTTCCCGGGCCGGCGTGGTCGTCGTCAGCCACGACCGCGAGTTCCTCGCGCGCACGACCAACCGGATCGTCGAGCTCGACCTCGCCCAGCAGCTGGTGCGGGTGCACGACGGCGGCTACGAGGCGTACCTGGCCGAACGAGAGGTCGCCCGCCGGCACGCGCGCGAGGAGTACGAGGAGTTCGCCGACACCAGGGCCGGGCTCGAGGCGCGGGCCCGCATGCAGCGCAACTGGATGGCCAAGGGCGTCCGCGACTCGATCAAGAAGTCGAAGGACGGCGACAAGCACATCAGGGCCGCCAACCGGGCGTCCTCGGAGAAGCAGGCGGCCAAGGCCAGGCAGACCGAGCGGATGATCGAGCGGCTCGACGTCGTGGAGGAGCCCCGCAAGGAGTGGGAGCTGCGCATGGAGATCGCCGCGGCGCCGCGCGCCGGCGCCGTCGTGGCCACGCTGCGTGGCGCCGTCGTCCGCCGGGGCGGTTTCACCCTCGGCCCGGTGGACCTGCAGGTCGACTGGGGCGACCGGGTGGCCATCACCGGCGCGAACGGGTCGGGCAAGTCGACCCTGCTCGCGGCCCTCCTGGGCCGGGTGCCGCTGGACGAGGGGGCGGCCACCCTCGGCCCGTCCGTGCGCATCGGGGAGATCGACCAGGCCCGCGGGCGCTTCCTCGGTCCCGAGCAGCTGCTCGACGCCTTCGGCGCGGAGGTGCCCGACTGGCCCACGGCCGAGGTGCGCACCCTGCTGGCCAAGTTCGGGCTGACCGCCGACCACGTGCTGCGCCCCGCGCTCACCCTGTCACCGGGGGAGCGCACCCGCGCGGCGCTGGCGCTGCTGCAGGCCCGCGGCATCAACGTGCTGGTGCTCGACGAGCCCACCAACCACCTCGACCTGCCGGCGATCGAGCAGCTGGAGCAGGCGCTGGCCGGCTACACCGGCACGCTGCTGCTGGTCACCCACGACCGCCGCATGCTGGCGGCGGTGGCGACCGACCGGCGGCTCGAGGTCGACGGCGGGCGGGTCACCGAGCGCTGA